The following coding sequences are from one Achromobacter sp. B7 window:
- a CDS encoding L,D-transpeptidase, with product MIVMPLVCSIPAFAQVSPDEVARAFRLEVSPALLLPDEEQERYANLALRTLQTAGIVLLGPQYILVVDRHVKVQAAMLYWMSPGAPPIYVGASPVSTGRVGQFDHFETPTGVFAHNLNNPDFRAEGTKNANGILGYGAKGMRVYDFGWQQARQGWTKQGVSEMRLQMHATDPYTLEPKLGSPQSKGCIRIAATFNQLIDRLGLLDADYELAADLVSTPWVLRRDRTPTYGAGRYLIVVETLRDTRPAWSSTPSAVRHFGTEPSPRDTGRGSMPR from the coding sequence ATGATCGTCATGCCCCTCGTTTGCTCCATCCCGGCATTCGCGCAAGTCTCGCCCGACGAGGTGGCACGCGCCTTTCGTCTAGAGGTGTCGCCTGCGCTGCTACTGCCCGACGAAGAGCAGGAGCGCTATGCCAATCTGGCCTTGCGGACACTGCAAACCGCCGGGATCGTCTTGTTGGGTCCCCAATACATCCTCGTGGTGGATCGCCACGTCAAAGTCCAAGCGGCGATGCTCTATTGGATGAGCCCCGGAGCGCCCCCAATTTACGTGGGCGCAAGCCCCGTGTCCACGGGCAGGGTTGGCCAGTTCGACCATTTCGAAACCCCGACAGGGGTATTCGCCCATAACTTGAACAACCCGGATTTCCGTGCGGAAGGGACGAAAAACGCCAACGGCATCCTTGGGTATGGCGCCAAGGGCATGCGGGTCTACGATTTTGGCTGGCAACAAGCCCGCCAGGGCTGGACCAAGCAAGGCGTGAGCGAGATGCGTTTGCAGATGCACGCGACGGACCCCTACACGTTGGAACCCAAGCTGGGCTCGCCGCAGTCAAAAGGGTGCATCCGCATCGCCGCAACGTTCAACCAGCTGATTGACCGACTTGGCCTGCTGGATGCCGACTATGAGCTTGCCGCCGACCTCGTGTCGACGCCTTGGGTGCTGCGGCGTGACCGGACGCCGACCTATGGCGCGGGACGTTACCTTATCGTCGTGGAAACGCTGCGCGATACGCGCCCCGCCTGGTCGTCGACCCCGAGCGCTGTACGACATTTCGGGACAGAGCCATCCCCCCGCGACACGGGTCGCGGCTCCATGCCTCGTTGA
- a CDS encoding helix-turn-helix domain-containing protein, with protein sequence MARGKLDQYRCAVEITVHIAGGKWKPLIIHYLLSGTKRFGELKKLIGGVTQRSLTLQLRELEASGIVSREVFAEVPPRVEYTLTALGSTLAPTLEAMKAWGEHYLQNKTRKRKAPAS encoded by the coding sequence ATGGCGCGTGGCAAGCTAGATCAATACCGATGCGCGGTGGAAATCACCGTACACATCGCGGGGGGGAAATGGAAGCCGTTGATCATTCACTATCTGCTGAGCGGAACCAAGCGTTTCGGGGAGCTGAAAAAGCTGATCGGCGGCGTTACGCAGCGCTCGTTGACGTTGCAGTTGCGCGAACTTGAGGCAAGCGGCATCGTCAGCCGCGAAGTCTTTGCCGAAGTGCCTCCACGCGTGGAATACACGCTGACGGCGCTAGGATCCACACTGGCTCCGACGTTGGAAGCGATGAAGGCCTGGGGCGAACACTACCTGCAAAACAAGACTCGCAAACGGAAAGCGCCCGCTTCCTGA
- a CDS encoding hydrolase: MKFRNGLDSLLRPEDSLLVLIDHQPYQLTNLNSHDPHMVVNNSTALAKAAKAFNVPTILTSVIADRGGRIFSQITDVFPGQEVIDRTLINTWEDKKVVEAAKATGRKQLIIAGLWTEVCVAMPAIQAAGEGWDVTVVTDASGGVSVEAHEVALQRMAAAGVNLMTWLAVAAEWQRDWARLGTAEALTNVLVQHAAGSGIAYLWEQQLLNTPAPATAS; this comes from the coding sequence ATGAAATTTCGTAATGGCCTCGATTCGCTACTCCGTCCTGAAGACTCGTTATTGGTTCTGATCGACCATCAGCCCTACCAGCTGACCAACCTGAACAGCCACGACCCGCACATGGTGGTCAACAATTCGACGGCGTTGGCGAAGGCCGCCAAGGCGTTCAACGTGCCCACCATCCTGACCAGCGTGATTGCTGACCGGGGCGGCCGCATCTTTTCGCAGATCACCGATGTGTTCCCCGGGCAAGAGGTCATCGACCGCACGCTCATCAACACGTGGGAAGACAAGAAGGTCGTCGAAGCGGCCAAGGCCACGGGCCGCAAGCAGCTGATCATTGCCGGCTTGTGGACCGAGGTCTGCGTGGCGATGCCGGCGATCCAGGCGGCGGGCGAAGGCTGGGATGTGACGGTGGTGACCGACGCGTCCGGCGGCGTGTCGGTCGAAGCGCACGAAGTGGCGCTTCAGCGCATGGCGGCGGCCGGCGTCAACTTGATGACGTGGCTGGCGGTGGCCGCCGAATGGCAGCGCGACTGGGCGCGCCTGGGCACCGCCGAAGCGCTGACCAATGTGCTGGTCCAGCACGCGGCCGGCAGCGGCATCGCATACCTGTGGGAACAGCAGTTGCTGAATACGCCCGCGCCCGCCACCGCAAGCTGA
- a CDS encoding LysR family transcriptional regulator: MDIEELQTFIEVADAGGVSPAALRMGVSKSIVSRRLLRLEEELGVQLLARSTRGAALTEAGATFRDHAARACAEIDLARETIVPAGELRGRLRVAVPVSFGLTHFAPVVAEMARRHPKLHVQTCYSDRFVDLIAEGYDCAIRVGYLQDSNLVARRVGPILGKLLASPDYIKTHGAPETPAELAAHQALMQGTEAWQFMDGDKIITVRPQGRFKADNGAALVTAAAAGLGLAYLPDCLTHDYVVAGALVPIMPRYPPPPAGAYVIRPPGQHPARKIRVLTELLIEHFGSSPHFAGTV; this comes from the coding sequence GTGGATATCGAAGAGCTACAGACTTTTATCGAGGTGGCCGACGCGGGCGGCGTGTCGCCGGCCGCGCTTCGGATGGGCGTGTCCAAGTCCATCGTCAGCCGTCGCCTGCTGCGCCTGGAAGAAGAGCTTGGCGTGCAGTTGCTGGCACGCTCGACACGCGGCGCGGCGCTGACGGAAGCGGGCGCCACCTTCCGTGACCATGCGGCCCGCGCCTGCGCCGAAATAGACCTGGCGCGCGAAACCATCGTGCCCGCCGGCGAGCTGCGCGGCCGCCTGCGCGTGGCCGTGCCCGTGTCGTTCGGCCTGACGCACTTTGCGCCGGTGGTCGCGGAAATGGCGCGGCGCCATCCCAAGCTGCACGTGCAGACCTGCTACAGCGACCGCTTTGTCGACCTTATCGCCGAAGGCTACGACTGCGCCATCCGCGTCGGTTATCTGCAAGACTCCAACCTGGTCGCCAGACGCGTCGGCCCCATCCTGGGCAAGCTGCTTGCCAGCCCCGACTACATCAAGACGCATGGCGCGCCGGAAACGCCTGCCGAACTCGCTGCCCATCAAGCGCTGATGCAGGGCACCGAGGCGTGGCAATTCATGGACGGCGACAAGATCATCACGGTGCGTCCGCAAGGGCGCTTCAAGGCCGACAACGGCGCGGCCCTGGTTACGGCGGCCGCGGCCGGCCTGGGCCTGGCGTACCTGCCCGATTGCCTGACGCATGACTACGTGGTGGCGGGCGCGCTGGTGCCCATCATGCCCCGCTACCCGCCGCCGCCCGCGGGCGCCTACGTGATCCGGCCGCCCGGTCAGCATCCCGCACGCAAGATCCGCGTTTTGACGGAATTGCTGATCGAACACTTTGGCAGCTCGCCACATTTTGCGGGCACGGTTTAG
- a CDS encoding SulP family inorganic anion transporter translates to MSANAVPEAPENSVRRDIVAGLTAAAVVLPKAMAYATVAGLPIAVGLYTAFVPMVVYALLGSSRVLSFSSTATLAILAGAQLSLAVPDADPHNVVVAAATLSALTGVVLLLASVLRLGFVADFISSPVLSGFKAGIGCVIVLDQAPKLLGIHIVKDGFFHDVISLVQQLPDTSPTTLMVALATLILLIGIERFLPNIPAPLIAVGGGILASWILALQAVGVSTVGQIPHGLPPLTLPDLGLMKQLLPGAAGIALMSFTESIAAGRAFAARADPPINANRELLASGAANVAGALFGAMPAGGGTSQTAVVRAVGGRSQKATLVTAGISVATMLFLAPLLGLLPNATLAAVVIVYSVGLIQPREFSAILKVRTMEFRWAVVALLGVLIFGTLQGIVVAIVVSLIGLTHQTVNPKVYVMGRKRGTDFFRPASPEHPEDEAFDGLLILRPEGRLFFVNAQAVAQKIQALVVAHQPAVVVLDLSRVPDIEYSALQMLMEREQALNAGPTQYWLAGLNPRVLDVVRRSGLAERLGRGRLLFNAEAAVTRYLSLAGLAPDSS, encoded by the coding sequence ATGAGTGCGAATGCCGTTCCAGAGGCGCCGGAGAATTCCGTTCGTCGCGACATCGTCGCCGGCCTGACCGCCGCAGCGGTCGTGCTTCCCAAAGCCATGGCCTACGCGACGGTGGCCGGTCTGCCCATCGCTGTGGGTCTCTATACCGCTTTTGTGCCGATGGTGGTCTACGCGTTGCTGGGTTCGTCACGCGTGCTCAGCTTTAGCTCGACCGCTACGCTTGCCATTCTGGCTGGGGCGCAATTAAGCCTGGCGGTACCGGATGCTGATCCGCACAACGTGGTCGTCGCGGCCGCGACCTTGAGCGCACTGACCGGCGTTGTGTTGCTGCTGGCCTCCGTCCTGCGCCTTGGCTTTGTCGCCGATTTTATTTCTAGCCCTGTCCTGAGTGGCTTCAAGGCCGGCATCGGCTGCGTGATCGTACTTGACCAGGCACCGAAGTTGCTCGGCATACACATTGTCAAGGACGGGTTCTTTCATGACGTGATCTCGCTTGTGCAGCAGCTGCCGGATACGTCCCCTACGACGCTGATGGTCGCACTGGCAACACTAATCCTGCTGATCGGCATAGAGCGCTTCCTGCCGAACATACCGGCCCCCCTCATTGCCGTCGGCGGCGGCATTTTGGCATCGTGGATATTGGCGCTGCAGGCTGTGGGTGTGTCGACGGTCGGACAAATTCCGCATGGGCTTCCACCGTTGACCTTGCCCGACCTCGGCTTGATGAAGCAACTGCTACCCGGGGCCGCTGGTATCGCGCTGATGAGTTTCACTGAATCGATCGCCGCGGGTCGGGCATTCGCTGCGCGCGCCGATCCGCCGATCAACGCCAATCGTGAATTGCTTGCCAGCGGTGCGGCCAACGTCGCGGGTGCGCTGTTCGGCGCCATGCCCGCTGGTGGCGGCACGTCGCAAACCGCGGTCGTGCGTGCCGTGGGCGGCAGGTCCCAAAAGGCTACGCTGGTCACCGCGGGTATTTCGGTGGCAACGATGCTGTTCCTGGCTCCGCTGCTGGGTCTGTTGCCGAACGCGACTTTGGCGGCGGTGGTCATTGTGTATTCCGTGGGGTTGATTCAACCCCGCGAGTTCTCTGCCATCCTCAAGGTTCGAACGATGGAGTTCCGCTGGGCCGTCGTCGCCCTGCTCGGGGTCCTCATCTTCGGAACCCTGCAGGGGATCGTCGTCGCCATCGTTGTTTCATTGATCGGTCTGACGCATCAAACGGTCAATCCCAAGGTCTATGTCATGGGGCGCAAGCGCGGAACCGATTTCTTTCGGCCGGCTTCCCCCGAGCATCCTGAAGACGAAGCGTTTGATGGCTTGTTGATTCTCCGGCCGGAGGGGCGTCTGTTCTTCGTTAATGCGCAGGCCGTGGCGCAGAAAATCCAAGCGCTGGTGGTGGCCCATCAACCGGCGGTCGTGGTGCTGGACCTCAGCAGGGTCCCGGATATCGAGTATTCGGCCTTGCAAATGCTGATGGAACGCGAGCAAGCGCTCAACGCTGGTCCAACGCAGTATTGGTTGGCGGGGCTGAATCCGCGAGTGCTGGATGTGGTCAGGCGCTCCGGCCTTGCCGAGCGACTGGGCCGCGGTCGCTTGTTGTTCAACGCCGAAGCCGCCGTGACGCGCTACCTGTCTTTGGCCGGGCTTGCGCCCGACAGTAGCTGA
- a CDS encoding DUF3606 domain-containing protein produces the protein MADDLKDRGPQDRSRINVNEAHELRYWTQALGVTEAQLREAVQAVGASAAAVRKHLGK, from the coding sequence ATGGCCGACGACCTGAAGGATCGAGGACCCCAAGACCGGTCCCGCATCAATGTGAACGAAGCCCACGAACTGCGCTACTGGACGCAGGCGCTTGGGGTCACCGAAGCGCAGCTGCGCGAGGCGGTGCAAGCGGTGGGCGCATCAGCCGCCGCGGTTCGCAAGCATCTGGGTAAATGA
- a CDS encoding oxidoreductase, producing the protein MSTATDAATVAIVGPGAIGTTVAAALHQAGRTPLLCGRTPRSELILEDGERRITVPGPVRNDPGQIDGTVDIVFLAVKATQTEAAAGWLAALCGPDTVVCVLQNGVEQMEQVARHAPKSPDTSDSPGARIIPAVVWFPAQGQPDGSVRLRGDARLSLPDTQAAHVVAEALRGTLCAVDVTANFQTLAWRKLLQNAVAGLMALTHRRAGMFARPDIATLAIAYLQECLAVARAEGAQLGDETPEEILAKFQAAPADMGTSILADRQAGRPLEWDIRNGVIARRARAHGIATPISDIVVPLLAAASDGPG; encoded by the coding sequence ATGAGTACCGCAACAGATGCAGCAACCGTCGCCATCGTCGGACCCGGCGCCATCGGCACCACGGTGGCGGCGGCCTTGCACCAGGCCGGCCGTACGCCCTTGCTGTGCGGGCGCACGCCGCGCAGTGAACTGATTCTTGAGGACGGCGAGCGCCGCATCACGGTTCCGGGACCGGTGCGCAACGATCCCGGCCAGATCGATGGCACCGTCGATATCGTTTTTCTTGCCGTCAAGGCAACCCAGACCGAGGCTGCGGCAGGTTGGCTGGCGGCGTTGTGCGGCCCGGACACCGTCGTGTGCGTCTTGCAGAACGGGGTCGAGCAAATGGAGCAGGTCGCCCGGCACGCCCCAAAGTCCCCAGACACCTCGGACTCCCCTGGCGCTCGCATCATTCCCGCCGTGGTGTGGTTTCCCGCGCAGGGGCAGCCGGACGGCTCGGTGCGCTTGCGTGGCGACGCGCGCCTTAGCTTGCCGGACACGCAGGCGGCGCACGTGGTGGCCGAGGCGCTGCGCGGCACGCTGTGCGCGGTGGACGTCACCGCCAACTTCCAGACGCTGGCCTGGCGCAAGCTGTTGCAGAACGCGGTGGCGGGCTTGATGGCGCTTACCCACCGCCGCGCCGGCATGTTTGCGCGGCCCGACATCGCCACGCTTGCCATCGCTTATCTACAGGAATGCCTGGCCGTGGCCCGCGCAGAAGGCGCGCAGCTGGGCGACGAGACCCCAGAAGAGATTCTTGCAAAGTTCCAGGCCGCTCCGGCCGACATGGGCACGTCCATTCTGGCGGACCGCCAGGCGGGCCGGCCGCTGGAATGGGATATCCGCAACGGCGTCATCGCGCGCCGCGCCCGCGCGCATGGCATTGCCACGCCAATCAGCGACATCGTGGTGCCGCTGCTGGCCGCCGCCAGCGACGGACCGGGCTGA
- a CDS encoding bifunctional aspartate transaminase/aspartate 4-decarboxylase: MNTRDTSHLASLSPFELKDELIKLAGSAANRLMLNAGRGNPNFLATIPRHGFWQLGLFAMIESERSFSYLPEGVGGFPRRAGIEERFDLFARSQADIPGVKFLASAVSFVRDQLGLDGGDFLYEMCAGILACSYPVPDRMLRLSEQIVKQYIRKEMIGNYPFSGDYDLYAVEGGTAAMTYLFNSMKINHLLRAGDVIALGKPIFTPYIEIPELSEFGLTELAIDADATNGWQYPEKELDKLRDPKVKAFFLVNPSNPPSVKVSDKSLQYLAGIVKERPDLIILTDDVYGTFADNFVSLFALCPHNTLLVYSYSKYFGATGWRLGVIAADKSNVFDAKIAQLPQQERDALNKRYASITTEPEKLPFIDRIVADSRTVALNHTAGLSTPQQVQMVLFSLFSLMDTAESYKNAMKRLIRGRKAALYRGMGAAPGDVDENVVDYYTLLDVEQMSREVGPGFVKWLLASIKPHELLFRLAEEAGVVLLPGKGFGTLHPSGRVSLANLNEQDYVKIGQCVRNLRDEYLERYQQQHGGAGKSS, translated from the coding sequence ATGAACACTCGCGATACATCCCACCTAGCTAGTCTTTCGCCGTTTGAACTGAAAGATGAGCTGATTAAACTGGCAGGAAGCGCCGCTAACAGGCTGATGCTGAATGCAGGCCGGGGAAATCCCAACTTTCTTGCCACCATCCCTCGTCACGGCTTTTGGCAGCTTGGGCTGTTTGCGATGATCGAGTCCGAGAGATCGTTTTCCTACCTGCCCGAAGGGGTAGGCGGTTTCCCACGGCGAGCGGGTATCGAAGAACGCTTTGACCTCTTCGCCCGTAGCCAGGCCGACATCCCTGGCGTGAAGTTCCTTGCCAGCGCGGTGTCCTTCGTGCGGGATCAGCTGGGGTTGGATGGCGGCGATTTTCTCTACGAGATGTGCGCCGGCATCCTGGCCTGTAGCTATCCGGTTCCAGACCGGATGCTGCGGTTATCGGAACAGATCGTCAAGCAGTACATCCGAAAAGAGATGATAGGCAACTATCCATTTTCCGGCGACTACGATTTGTATGCTGTTGAAGGCGGCACGGCCGCCATGACCTACCTGTTTAACTCGATGAAAATCAACCACCTGCTCAGGGCCGGTGACGTCATCGCGTTGGGCAAGCCGATTTTCACGCCCTACATCGAAATTCCGGAACTGTCGGAGTTCGGCTTGACCGAGCTGGCCATCGACGCTGACGCCACGAATGGCTGGCAATACCCCGAGAAAGAACTCGACAAGCTGCGCGATCCCAAGGTGAAGGCATTCTTCCTGGTGAACCCCAGCAACCCGCCTTCGGTCAAGGTCAGCGACAAGAGCCTGCAATACCTGGCCGGCATCGTGAAGGAACGGCCCGACCTGATCATCCTTACTGACGACGTCTACGGCACGTTCGCCGACAATTTCGTTTCGCTCTTCGCCCTGTGTCCGCACAACACCTTGCTGGTGTACTCGTATTCCAAGTACTTTGGCGCAACGGGTTGGCGCCTGGGCGTGATCGCTGCGGATAAATCGAATGTCTTCGACGCGAAGATCGCGCAATTGCCGCAGCAAGAGCGGGACGCTTTGAACAAGCGCTACGCGTCCATTACCACCGAACCCGAGAAGCTTCCCTTCATCGACCGAATCGTGGCCGACAGCCGCACCGTGGCGCTTAATCACACCGCCGGCCTGTCCACGCCGCAACAGGTGCAGATGGTGCTGTTCTCGCTGTTTTCGCTTATGGATACGGCGGAAAGCTACAAGAACGCCATGAAGCGGCTGATCCGCGGGCGCAAGGCGGCGCTCTACCGGGGCATGGGCGCCGCGCCTGGCGACGTGGACGAGAACGTGGTTGATTACTACACGCTCTTGGACGTGGAACAGATGAGCCGGGAAGTCGGCCCGGGCTTCGTTAAATGGTTGCTGGCCTCGATCAAACCGCACGAGTTGCTGTTCAGGCTGGCGGAAGAGGCGGGCGTCGTGCTGCTGCCCGGCAAGGGCTTCGGCACGCTTCACCCGTCCGGCCGCGTATCGCTTGCCAATCTGAACGAACAGGACTACGTAAAGATCGGCCAATGCGTGCGCAATCTGAGGGACGAGTACCTAGAACGCTATCAGCAACAACATGGCGGTGCGGGGAAATCCAGCTAG
- a CDS encoding NADPH:quinone reductase, whose amino-acid sequence MSEKKSMKAAFYERQGPAHEVLCVAELPDPRPGPGEVRVRVHVSGLNPTDLKARTGFSSAMPYPRIIPHQDGAGVIDAVGDPNEAGRVGQRVWIYEAQYGRPAGTAADYVVVPSAQAVPLPDNASFEVGASLGIPALTAHRCLFADGDIRGKNVLVQGGAGVVGTAAILLAKWAGAWVAATVMNEAQATVARAAGADLVLDRLNDDVATAIKARTGNAGVDRIVDVNVKANLDIDMACLAPGGVISSYAMSHADDALALPLLSAMMHGCVLRFVFIYTVPMAAKIQAIRDINACLASGDYAPHIGMKVELDKIADAHVALESASVVGKVLVAL is encoded by the coding sequence ATGTCCGAGAAAAAATCCATGAAAGCTGCTTTTTACGAACGCCAGGGCCCCGCGCATGAAGTGCTTTGCGTCGCTGAACTTCCCGATCCCCGACCCGGCCCAGGTGAAGTCCGGGTGCGGGTGCATGTGTCGGGGCTGAACCCTACCGATCTCAAAGCCCGAACGGGATTCTCCTCTGCGATGCCGTACCCACGAATCATCCCGCACCAGGACGGCGCGGGCGTCATCGATGCCGTGGGCGATCCGAACGAGGCCGGTCGGGTGGGTCAGCGGGTATGGATCTATGAGGCGCAGTACGGCAGGCCGGCAGGAACGGCGGCCGACTATGTCGTGGTGCCGTCGGCGCAGGCGGTGCCACTGCCGGATAACGCATCTTTCGAGGTCGGGGCGTCACTGGGCATCCCGGCCTTGACGGCCCATCGCTGTCTCTTCGCCGATGGCGACATCCGTGGCAAGAACGTGCTCGTGCAAGGCGGCGCCGGCGTGGTCGGCACCGCCGCCATCCTGCTGGCGAAGTGGGCGGGCGCTTGGGTCGCGGCCACCGTCATGAATGAAGCACAGGCCACCGTCGCTCGCGCGGCGGGCGCGGATCTGGTGTTGGACCGCCTGAATGATGACGTGGCCACGGCAATCAAGGCGCGCACGGGCAACGCGGGCGTGGACCGCATCGTCGACGTCAACGTGAAGGCGAATCTGGACATCGACATGGCATGCCTGGCGCCAGGAGGTGTCATCAGTTCCTACGCGATGTCGCATGCCGACGATGCGCTTGCGTTGCCATTGTTAAGCGCGATGATGCACGGCTGCGTGCTGCGGTTCGTGTTTATCTATACGGTGCCCATGGCGGCGAAAATCCAGGCGATCCGGGACATAAACGCCTGCCTGGCCAGCGGCGACTATGCCCCGCATATCGGGATGAAAGTCGAACTGGATAAAATAGCCGACGCTCACGTCGCGCTTGAATCGGCATCTGTCGTGGGCAAGGTGCTGGTCGCCTTGTGA
- a CDS encoding bifunctional diguanylate cyclase/phosphodiesterase — MKTSVERLPQFAGGLLVLLLAAFGLFLAAMVFSLHLSVEKSDDMSAERQRRELAQAVSNVLDDVSQAQEGVALWDMLLDELAKPKPDQAWLDENVGTLLHRLFNQDVIFILGPDDAPVYASVNGQAASPSMYLSYQAAIKRFVDLARGRISRPNNDHERLPGQAPATEATLRTTPSAVHATDLAIVQDRPAVVSAMHIDHFQMRPATPGAAPHNLLVSVRYIDGDFLYAFSRGNLVEGLHYHPERVHHDDDGERELALTSSDGAPIGYLMWRPDLPGSELWRAMLPAFVSMIGGALVIVAFLALRTYRLLRDQQSHLSALRAAHVELKASEAHAQHLAFHDVLTGLANRAYFATFVDQALVRRQPDSSCAVLLLDLDHFKQVNDTWGHAAGDALIQEFARRVKAILGPDDVIARLGGDEFAVLAQNTSEASANALTRRILAEVRAPFELLGGRAFVGASIGIAMAPRDATTRSELMRKADIALYRAKESGRNQYCFFEPEMDETLKAKALMEADLRAALADGGQLSVYFQPQIDSSTHQLVGVEALIRWHHPTQGAVPPQIFVAVAESTGLIVELGDWVLREACRAALQWPGLSIAVNLSPVQFRSTGFAARVIDLVTSAGVSPTQIELEVTEGVFIEDDGRVQNAIAQLRAVGFRIALDDFGTGYSSLSYLQKFAVDKIKIDRSFVANIGEGADSTAIVNAVVTLGRSMGLTVNAEGVETAAQRDFLRAAGCDELQGFLFSKAVPAEEITQHLQMARAAD; from the coding sequence ATGAAAACAAGCGTCGAGCGACTTCCGCAATTTGCCGGGGGGCTTCTTGTCCTGCTGCTGGCGGCCTTCGGGCTGTTCCTGGCGGCCATGGTGTTTTCCCTGCATCTTTCAGTGGAAAAAAGCGACGACATGTCGGCCGAACGGCAACGCCGCGAGCTGGCCCAGGCCGTCAGCAATGTGCTGGACGACGTGTCGCAGGCACAAGAAGGGGTGGCGCTGTGGGACATGCTGCTGGATGAACTTGCCAAGCCCAAGCCCGACCAGGCCTGGCTGGACGAGAACGTGGGCACCTTGCTGCACCGGCTGTTCAACCAGGACGTTATTTTCATCCTGGGTCCGGACGATGCCCCCGTCTACGCCAGCGTGAACGGCCAGGCGGCCTCGCCGTCGATGTACCTGTCGTACCAGGCCGCCATCAAAAGATTCGTCGACTTGGCGCGCGGTCGCATCAGCCGGCCCAACAACGACCATGAACGCTTGCCAGGCCAGGCGCCGGCTACCGAGGCCACTTTGCGCACGACCCCGTCCGCCGTGCACGCCACGGATCTTGCCATCGTGCAGGATCGGCCCGCCGTCGTCAGCGCCATGCATATCGACCACTTTCAGATGCGGCCCGCCACGCCGGGAGCCGCTCCGCACAATCTGCTCGTCAGTGTCCGGTATATCGATGGTGATTTTCTGTATGCGTTTTCGCGCGGCAATCTGGTTGAAGGGCTGCACTACCATCCTGAACGCGTCCACCACGACGATGACGGGGAACGCGAGCTGGCGTTGACCTCATCGGACGGCGCGCCTATCGGATATCTGATGTGGCGGCCCGACCTTCCCGGCTCGGAGTTATGGCGGGCGATGCTGCCCGCCTTCGTCTCCATGATCGGTGGCGCCCTGGTCATTGTGGCGTTCCTGGCGCTGCGCACGTACCGTTTATTGCGCGACCAGCAATCGCATCTGAGCGCGCTGCGCGCGGCGCACGTAGAGCTGAAAGCCAGCGAAGCGCATGCCCAGCACCTGGCCTTTCATGACGTGCTGACCGGGCTTGCCAACCGTGCCTACTTCGCCACCTTTGTGGACCAGGCGCTGGTGCGCCGACAACCCGATTCCAGCTGTGCGGTGCTGCTGCTGGACCTGGATCACTTCAAGCAGGTCAACGACACCTGGGGGCACGCCGCCGGCGACGCGCTGATCCAGGAATTCGCGCGACGCGTCAAAGCCATCCTGGGGCCGGACGATGTGATTGCACGCCTGGGAGGAGACGAGTTCGCGGTGCTTGCGCAGAACACCTCCGAAGCGTCTGCCAACGCGTTGACCCGGCGCATCCTGGCCGAAGTGCGCGCCCCGTTCGAGCTGCTGGGCGGGCGCGCTTTTGTCGGCGCCAGCATCGGCATTGCCATGGCGCCCCGCGATGCAACGACGCGCAGTGAATTGATGCGCAAAGCCGATATCGCTCTGTACCGCGCCAAAGAATCGGGCAGAAATCAGTATTGCTTCTTCGAACCGGAAATGGACGAGACGCTGAAGGCCAAGGCGTTGATGGAAGCGGACCTGCGCGCCGCGCTGGCGGACGGCGGCCAGCTAAGCGTGTATTTCCAGCCGCAGATCGACAGCAGCACGCATCAGCTGGTGGGCGTCGAGGCGCTGATCCGTTGGCATCACCCGACCCAAGGCGCGGTGCCCCCACAGATTTTCGTGGCGGTTGCCGAGTCGACCGGGCTGATCGTGGAACTGGGCGATTGGGTGCTGCGCGAAGCGTGCCGCGCCGCGTTGCAATGGCCGGGACTGTCCATCGCAGTGAACCTTTCCCCGGTGCAGTTTCGCAGCACCGGTTTCGCCGCCCGCGTCATCGACCTGGTGACTTCGGCGGGCGTCAGCCCGACGCAGATCGAACTGGAGGTCACCGAAGGCGTGTTCATCGAGGACGACGGGCGCGTGCAAAACGCCATCGCACAGTTGCGCGCGGTAGGGTTCCGGATCGCGCTGGACGACTTTGGCACCGGTTATTCCAGCCTGAGCTATTTGCAGAAATTCGCCGTGGACAAAATCAAGATCGATCGCAGCTTTGTGGCCAATATCGGCGAAGGCGCGGATTCCACCGCCATCGTCAATGCCGTCGTGACGCTGGGCCGCTCGATGGGGCTGACGGTCAACGCCGAAGGCGTCGAGACGGCGGCGCAACGCGATTTTCTACGCGCTGCCGGCTGCGACGAGCTGCAAGGCTTTCTGTTTTCGAAAGCAGTGCCGGCGGAAGAAATTACGCAGCATTTGCAAATGGCACGCGCGGCGGACTGA